In one window of Paraburkholderia phymatum STM815 DNA:
- a CDS encoding GTP-binding protein yields MNQPLLPVTVISGFVGAGKTALVEQILSNRNGPRVAAIVTDLAAVRLDIDNAAPPSSSPTLRVDLPNGCVCVEAAEDLHEQLAGLASEGRFDAIVIEAAATDEPMNVVESILEEESLATLVRVDTALTVVDAAGFLRDYASTDALAERGLAGYEDDDRTIVEVLIDQVEFCDVFVINKADLVSADDLAHLQAVLAALNPRAAQIVSSYGNAPVEEVLGTARFDYDVTSNAAGWLALLHDSSSDADEGGRRGVGHVVYRARRPFHPERFWALLHEEWKGVLRGKGFFWLATRNEIGGSLSQAGGACRPAPAGTWWAAQDRSEWPAGDDELLEEIAADWYGDADDFTIGDRRQELVLIGVDIDPAQWRAKFDACLLTDGEYALGVQGWLALADPFPAWDLEDDDHEHHHHDHDDGHHHHHH; encoded by the coding sequence ATGAATCAGCCGCTTTTGCCCGTCACCGTGATCTCCGGTTTTGTGGGCGCCGGTAAGACCGCGCTCGTCGAACAGATTCTGTCGAACCGCAACGGGCCGCGCGTCGCCGCGATCGTCACCGATCTTGCCGCCGTGCGCCTCGATATCGACAATGCGGCACCCCCGTCCTCCTCCCCGACGTTGCGCGTCGATTTGCCGAATGGTTGTGTTTGCGTCGAGGCCGCTGAAGACCTGCACGAACAGTTGGCGGGCCTCGCGTCCGAAGGTCGATTCGACGCGATCGTCATCGAAGCCGCCGCGACCGACGAGCCGATGAACGTCGTCGAATCGATCCTCGAGGAGGAATCCCTGGCAACGCTCGTGCGTGTCGACACAGCCTTGACGGTGGTCGATGCCGCCGGTTTCCTGCGCGACTACGCGTCGACCGATGCGCTGGCCGAGCGCGGCCTCGCCGGTTACGAAGACGACGATCGCACGATCGTGGAAGTGCTGATCGACCAGGTCGAGTTCTGCGACGTGTTCGTCATCAACAAGGCGGATCTCGTTTCCGCTGACGATCTCGCGCATCTGCAAGCTGTGCTGGCCGCGCTGAATCCGCGTGCAGCGCAGATCGTCAGCAGCTACGGCAATGCGCCCGTCGAGGAAGTGCTCGGCACTGCGCGCTTCGATTACGACGTAACGTCGAACGCGGCGGGCTGGCTTGCGCTGCTGCACGACTCGTCGAGCGATGCGGACGAAGGCGGCAGGCGAGGTGTGGGGCATGTCGTGTATCGCGCGCGGCGTCCGTTCCATCCCGAGCGTTTCTGGGCGTTGCTGCACGAAGAGTGGAAGGGCGTGCTGCGCGGCAAAGGTTTTTTCTGGCTCGCGACGCGCAACGAGATCGGCGGCTCGCTGTCGCAAGCGGGCGGTGCTTGCCGACCCGCGCCTGCGGGCACCTGGTGGGCCGCCCAGGATCGCAGCGAATGGCCCGCGGGCGACGACGAGCTGCTCGAAGAGATCGCCGCCGACTGGTATGGCGATGCCGACGACTTCACGATCGGCGATCGTCGCCAGGAACTCGTTCTGATCGGCGTCGATATCGATCCGGCGCAATGGCGCGCGAAGTTCGACGCCTGTCTTCTGACCGATGGCGAATATGCGTTGGGTGTACAAGGCTGGCTCGCACTCGCCGATCCGTTCCCCGCATGGGACCTCGAAGACGACGATCACGAACATCATCATCATGACCATGACGACGGCCATCATCATCACCATCACTGA